The proteins below come from a single Cannabis sativa cultivar Pink pepper isolate KNU-18-1 chromosome 3, ASM2916894v1, whole genome shotgun sequence genomic window:
- the LOC133036153 gene encoding uncharacterized protein LOC133036153: MQVKPANQNLSEVIDENRTRIVKLKEKTCTCNRFQKDEMPCNHAVAVMKDLNINTYNYCAQYYTSKVWLQTYEETVYPVRNVREWELPEFFEDIIVLPPKERIKSGRPRKRRMAAAWETKKQNKCGKCGQKGHNKKTCRRITA; the protein is encoded by the coding sequence aTGCAGGTGAAACCAGCAAACCAAAACCTGTCTGAGGTGATAGATGAAAACAGAACaagaatagtaaaattgaaGGAGAAGACGTGCACATGCAATAGATTTCAAAAAGATGAAATGCCATGTAACCATGCAGTCGCCGTCATGAAGGACTTgaacataaacacatacaactaTTGTGCACAATACTACACATCAAAAGTATGGCTGCAAACATATGAAGAAACAGTATACCCAGTTAGAAACGTAAGAGAATGGGAACTACCAGAATTTTTTGAAGACATCATAGTGTTGCCTCCAAAAGAAAGAATCAAGTCTGGAAGGCCGAGGAAAAGAAGAATGGCAGCAGCTTGGgaaacaaagaaacaaaacaagTGTGGCAAGTGTGGACAAAAGGGACATAACAAAAAGACCTGCAGAAGAATTACAGCATAG